In Psychromonas sp. psych-6C06, the genomic window GCGCTTCAAATCACTAAAACAGATACAAACGTCAAAGTGGCGCTTAACAATGCCTTGTTTGCACTCAATGCTAGGGTTGAATTGCCGAGCCAGCAATTGATAGTTGATGCTTCTTTAAAAGCAGATGTTTTACCTCAATATATTCACCTCACAAAAGCGCAAGCTAAGTATCTGAATAATGAAATACATTTGCATTATCAAAGTGACTTAACACGCTGGCATAATGGCACGTTTACCATAAATTGGCAGGGCAGTATCGCCGATATCTCTGAGGCTGGGAGTGTTTCTGTAGCGGGAGATATTGACCTTTTAGCAGAGAAAATCAAGCTAACAACATTTGTTATCACAGCTAAGCAAGCTTTAGTGACAATTTCAGAGACGCAGGCATGGAAAAGCGCCTTTATCAAATTAAAAATCCCCGAACCTACCTATTTAGATTACGGGAAAATGCACAGTAAACACCTTCCTCTTCATCTACGTATTGGCAGTAGCCTTTTATTAACTAAGGTGCCAAGAGGAAAGGGGCAACGTATTGAGAAGCAAAAATTACCTCCGCTTTTTGCGCAAGCGTTAATAACGGCTAATAAAAACTCCTTTGATAGTGATATTAGTTTGTCGGTTTTAAATCAAAAACTATTACTTGAATTATTGATTAAGCCCGAATCGATACAGCTACAGATGCACAATAATCAAGTTAATCTGGTGACGTTAGCGAGCGCGTTAAGTGGTTATCATGAGTCGTTATCTGAATTAGAGGTCACTAATGGCACACTAAATAGTAGTGTGTTGTTTGAGTACTCACGTGCAGATGAAATATTAACCATTGAAAGTGCTCTTGCAACGGACAATGTGCAAGGGAAAAATAACGACATATTATTTGCAGGTGTACAATTAAATAGTCAATTTAAATATGTGTTTGATAAGCATAAAAACATAACCATCGCACAAGATATACAAACGCTGACAGCGAAAAGCTTGTTTGTTGGGGTACCAATAAAGGCTTTAAAAATTGATGCGAAGCTCAATGCAGGTAAGCCAATTATTCAGCATTTTAAAACAGAAATGCTTGGTGGACGTGTTGATTTTGATGACTTTAGCCTGCATGCGCCAAGTTATACTATCTTGAATGTCGCCGGTATCAGCCTTGCTGATATTTTCAAATATAGCAGCTACCCCGAGATAGAAAGTAAAGCTGTGATTGATGGTATGTTACCTTTAAACTTAACTGAGGAAGGGCTTGAAATTAGAGAGGGGATTATTGTTTCGCGATATCCCGGTGGGTATATTAAAGTGCCTGAAAGTACGGTGATCAAAGCGGTCGGTAATGGTAATGCAGATTTTTTGTTAATGATGCAACTATTATCCAACTTCCAGTTTGACACACTACAGGGCATGATCAAGTATACTAGCGACGGCGAAAGTGATATACAGGTTGAAATAAAAGGAAGGAATCCAGATATAGTGGGCAGTCCTCCGATCAACTTTAACTATTCACATAATGAAAATATATTAAAGTTACTTAGAGCGTTACGCTTCAATGATGAAATAGAACGTAATATAAAGGAGAGATATTAGTGCGTTATACCCCTTATTTAATGGTTGTCGTCATGCTGTTCATTTCTGCATGTACCCCACGTGTTGAGGTAGCAGTGCCTAATGAGCCGATTACCATTAATCTAAATGTAAAAATAGATCATGAGATTCGCATCAAAGTTGATAAAGAGATTGATGAGTTATTTGATGAAAATAGCGATCTGTTTTAATTCTGTGTCTATTAATAAAAAATAAAGAGAGATAAAAATGAAAAAAATAATCGTTTTAATCGCCCTAATGTTCAGTTTTTCAGTGTTTGCGTTAGATATAAACGAAGCAAAAGAGCAAGGTTTGATAGGTGAGCAAGCTAATGGCTTACTAGGTGCGGTCGAAAGTATTCCGGAAGTGGAAGCGCTAGTAAAAAGAATCAATGAACAACGTCTTGATAAATATTCGCAAGTCGCTAATAAAAATGAGATGACGGTTGAGCAAATATCATTGCTTGCGGGTGAAAAGTTAATTAAAAAAGCACCTGCTGGGCAATATATTAAAAATGCAACCGGTCAATGGGTAATTAAGTAACCTTAGTGCTGGATAAGCAAAGCGATATAATAGTCCTATTTCCGTGGGCTTCTGCGTTCAATTATCGAATAATAACCCTTTATTATTACGCTATTCACCTTGAGTTATGCCAATAGAATAGGACTTAATAGCTAAAGTAATTGATTATTAAAGTGGCATTTTTCCATTTAAACTTCGTTCAAGACAACACATTTTTAATTTTCATTGTGTAGTCTTGAATGAAGTGATTACTTTAACGCTAACCAGTTGTTTGAAAAATGAATTCAAAAGATAAGCGGCCCTTAATACTGTCATAATTAATAAGCATTAACTTAGAGTATTCCCTCGATTGAGTCACCCAAACTTTTAATAAATTCACGATCGATAAATGCTTGTAATCAGGCTGTCGACCCCCTCTTACTTACGGATAAACTTTTATTTGTAAGAGATCAACCATTTCTAATTAAGAGTTTTCCTTTTTTGAACGTTTGTAATCACTGTTATGTATAGTAGGGTGTGTTGTATCGTTTTGATTTAAAAGGTGTATTTTTAAATTTTTCGGGCGTCTTTACACTTCTAAAAATCCCTTTTAAGAATACACTGTTGGTAATTTATTTTGTTGCATATACTTGTTATCAAGTTAAGGGATAGTGCGCTTTTGGATATAAACGGAAACTGGCGTTAACGAGCTTAGGATAAGCGCAATAGGAACTCCTCAGAAGAGGAATGCAATAGAATTTGCATTACGGATGTTAGGACTACCATAGGGATTGGTAAGGGGAAAAGCTCGGAGCTGTTTTAAGGAAGCTTTTGGATAAAAGCGGTGTAATAGATTCAATTACACAATGGATTAAGGAATACCTGAGGGATAGGTATAGGAAAAGCTTGGAGCAATTTTACGGCGCATTTTCTATTCATTGATGATTACAAATGTAGCAACGAACGTTGCAAATAGGGACTGATTCACGGATTGAACTTTGGACACCTTCAAGGCTGAAGCGGTTGCAATAGGATTGTTAAAAAGGATCAAGGACACTCTCAAGGAACAAGAAATGGGAAAATGCTTAGATTAGCAATTGTCAGGGAACCACAAGGGTGTGGATATTCTCAAGGGAATGAACATTAAGACTATAAAAAGGCGAATACCTAGCGGTATTCGCCTTTTTTCATGGCTCTTGTTTCCAATCAATAGTTGTTTTTTTTGCTTGGTTATACTGCTTATTTTAAGAGAAGGTTTAACATATGAGTGAGTCAATTCACGGTCATCAAGTGATAGAGATGATAGCGCAGTCAAAAAAAACATTTAGCAAGACTGAGTTAAAAGAGAGGATCGAAGAAAAATTTGGTAAAAATAGTCGTTTTCATACTTGTATGGGCAGTGATTTAAGTGCGGATGAACTGATTGAGTTTCTATCAGAAAAAGGAAAGATTATCGAATCAGATGCCGGTCTGAGTATGCCCTTGAAGCATTTATGTTAAATTTAAAAAGCACAACATCCGATACTGCTTGTAGATGTTGTGCTTTATTACTTTAAGCTAAGCGACCCTTGATCTGCCAGAGTTTAAATACACCAAAAATAAAAATTGAAAATGCTTCTTTTTTCGTTAGCTTTAGTTTTTCTGAAAATGCACCATAAATCATTAATAATTGAATGAGGTGCATAAAAACTACAAATCCGAGCAAAAAGTAAAATACGATTGCTGCTTTCCCTGGAAATGGAACAAATAAATTAGTGATTAAAAGCACCCAGATTAGTGCCATCATCACCTTCGCAAAAGTAATAAAATAATTCATAGTTATCCTTGTTGGTAGAGTTGATAAGTGACCTGAGAAGTGCTCTTCTCTTTAAGAAGTTGCCAGCTTTCTGGTAGATTTAAATGGGTTAATTCTGACTCTCTTTCAATATAAATTAATGCGTCAGGAGCAAGGTAACCATTTTGCAATAATGCCTCACAGCAAGGCTCTACTAAGGCATTATTAAATGGCGGATCGATAAATACAATATTGTATTGTTGCTGAGCAGTTTGCTGTAAAAACTGAATTGTATCGCCTTCTATTACACATCCATTTTCGGCATTTAACACGGTTAAGTTCTCACGTAACTGTTTTACAACGCTTTTATCTTTCTCAAGTAAAGTTACTTTTTGTGCATAGCGAGACAGTGCTTCGAAGGCTAAACTGCCACTGCCACTGAAACAGTCTAAGCAATTGGCATCATTGATATTGTGCATTAACCAGTTGAAAAGGGTTTCTTTAGTGCGATCAGTTGTTGGGCGTAATCCTTGAATATCTTTAACGGGAAGTTTTTTTCCTCTCCACTTTCCTGAGATCAGGCGAATAAATCCGCCCTTGATCGATTTTCTGCTTTTTTCATTGGATTTAGTGCGTTGATTTCGACTCATATAATTTTTAGTCCGGCGATATGGTGTTAATATAGTGACCAATTTTAAGGTTTGCTATTTTAGCAGGTCAGTTGGTTGTGAGTAAGGTTTTTAATTAATGACAAAGAAAAAAGGTATGTTTTCCTGGTTTGGAAAAAAATCAGTTGCAGAAACAAAACCGGAAGTTAGCAAAGCTGAAAAAGAAGCGCTATTAAAGTCGCTGAAAGATGAAGCGTTAAAGAATGAAGATGAAAATGTTGAAATTATTCTCTTTGATGATGTTGATGAGCGTGCAGACGAAGAGAAGCTAAAAGCTGATAAACTAGCAGCTGAAAAGTTACAAGCTGAAAAGTTACAGGCTGAAAAGTTACAAGTTGAACAGTTACAAGCTGAACAGTTAGAAGCTGAAAAGTTACAAGCTGAAAAGTTACAGGCTGAACAGTTACAAGCTGAAAAGTTACAAGCTGAAAAGTTACAGGCTGAAAAGTTACAAGCTGAAAAGTTACAGGCTGAAAAGTTACAGGCTGAAAAGTTACAGGCTGAACAGTTACAGGCTGAACAGTTACAGGCTGAACAGTTACAGGCTGAACAGTTA contains:
- a CDS encoding YdbH domain-containing protein, coding for MTFVGKGVAFIVFITWSLLTSSVVVASSIESLTWLPLFSAKVKKLQPDIACPQNQILGLDVDKHKAALKADIQKINWDLNCASTGTSGASKPRSDTEKKNPVNLFLDKLSAIPSVTLRIKTINLVSDLIKGELSSALQITKTDTNVKVALNNALFALNARVELPSQQLIVDASLKADVLPQYIHLTKAQAKYLNNEIHLHYQSDLTRWHNGTFTINWQGSIADISEAGSVSVAGDIDLLAEKIKLTTFVITAKQALVTISETQAWKSAFIKLKIPEPTYLDYGKMHSKHLPLHLRIGSSLLLTKVPRGKGQRIEKQKLPPLFAQALITANKNSFDSDISLSVLNQKLLLELLIKPESIQLQMHNNQVNLVTLASALSGYHESLSELEVTNGTLNSSVLFEYSRADEILTIESALATDNVQGKNNDILFAGVQLNSQFKYVFDKHKNITIAQDIQTLTAKSLFVGVPIKALKIDAKLNAGKPIIQHFKTEMLGGRVDFDDFSLHAPSYTILNVAGISLADIFKYSSYPEIESKAVIDGMLPLNLTEEGLEIREGIIVSRYPGGYIKVPESTVIKAVGNGNADFLLMMQLLSNFQFDTLQGMIKYTSDGESDIQVEIKGRNPDIVGSPPINFNYSHNENILKLLRALRFNDEIERNIKERY
- a CDS encoding YnbE family lipoprotein; amino-acid sequence: MVVVMLFISACTPRVEVAVPNEPITINLNVKIDHEIRIKVDKEIDELFDENSDLF
- a CDS encoding YdbL family protein — encoded protein: MKKIIVLIALMFSFSVFALDINEAKEQGLIGEQANGLLGAVESIPEVEALVKRINEQRLDKYSQVANKNEMTVEQISLLAGEKLIKKAPAGQYIKNATGQWVIK
- a CDS encoding YecH family metal-binding protein, which translates into the protein MSESIHGHQVIEMIAQSKKTFSKTELKERIEEKFGKNSRFHTCMGSDLSADELIEFLSEKGKIIESDAGLSMPLKHLC
- a CDS encoding DUF1145 domain-containing protein, translated to MNYFITFAKVMMALIWVLLITNLFVPFPGKAAIVFYFLLGFVVFMHLIQLLMIYGAFSEKLKLTKKEAFSIFIFGVFKLWQIKGRLA
- the rsmD gene encoding 16S rRNA (guanine(966)-N(2))-methyltransferase RsmD, whose translation is MSRNQRTKSNEKSRKSIKGGFIRLISGKWRGKKLPVKDIQGLRPTTDRTKETLFNWLMHNINDANCLDCFSGSGSLAFEALSRYAQKVTLLEKDKSVVKQLRENLTVLNAENGCVIEGDTIQFLQQTAQQQYNIVFIDPPFNNALVEPCCEALLQNGYLAPDALIYIERESELTHLNLPESWQLLKEKSTSQVTYQLYQQG